In Aquimarina spinulae, a single window of DNA contains:
- a CDS encoding DUF5723 family protein: MRIVIFFIGLWGCLGYSQNKETLYDFTDLPQSLLLNPGADINFDYHAGVPFLSQFHINAGLKGASIYDVFADDGRNINDKIENTLNTLTSNDYLTLTQQLELISFGWESKKNKNIYFSGGIYQELDVIGYFPKDFVVLAYQGNQDFLNQPFRFSTINGSIELLTTFHFGYTKKINKKLTFGARAKLYSSMFHIRSAKNKGTFTTVETPEGNNVYQHIISNADVTVRTSGYASLKDKEGKDIVNKLIGRAFLGGNLGLGVDIGFTHKINEQLAITGSANDLGMILYTKDVETYRARGNYAFEGFETPIQFSGQDAQNFLDELEEAVPLDTLSTTYITMRPLKLNSSVRYSFNRYDDGTCDCYLEGEKPPYMDAIGVQLFTQFRPKRPQYAVSLFYYKRFFNFLRTKLTYTIDDYSYYNIGFLASIHINKINFYISGNNLLEYTNLAKARGTSVQLGFNFIMR, translated from the coding sequence ATGAGAATTGTTATATTCTTTATAGGTCTGTGGGGATGCTTGGGATATTCTCAAAATAAAGAAACCTTATACGATTTCACAGATCTTCCTCAGTCATTGCTTCTTAATCCTGGAGCTGATATAAATTTTGATTACCATGCAGGAGTGCCTTTTTTATCACAGTTTCATATAAATGCAGGATTAAAAGGAGCGTCTATCTACGATGTTTTTGCAGATGATGGAAGAAACATTAATGATAAAATAGAAAATACACTTAATACCCTTACAAGCAATGATTATTTAACCCTAACACAGCAATTAGAACTTATTAGTTTTGGATGGGAAAGCAAAAAAAATAAAAATATATATTTCTCTGGAGGAATCTATCAGGAATTAGATGTTATAGGGTATTTCCCGAAAGACTTTGTGGTTCTTGCTTATCAAGGGAACCAGGATTTTCTTAATCAGCCGTTTCGTTTTTCTACTATAAATGGATCTATAGAATTGTTAACTACATTTCATTTTGGATACACAAAGAAGATAAATAAGAAGTTAACTTTTGGGGCCAGAGCCAAATTATATTCTAGTATGTTTCATATTCGTAGTGCTAAAAATAAAGGAACTTTTACTACTGTAGAAACCCCAGAAGGAAATAATGTTTATCAACATATAATTAGTAATGCAGATGTTACTGTAAGAACATCTGGATATGCTTCCCTTAAAGATAAAGAAGGAAAAGATATCGTTAATAAGCTAATAGGAAGAGCTTTTTTGGGAGGAAACCTGGGGCTTGGTGTAGATATAGGGTTTACTCATAAAATAAATGAACAGCTCGCTATTACAGGAAGTGCAAATGATTTAGGGATGATATTATATACCAAAGATGTAGAAACCTATCGAGCACGAGGTAATTATGCTTTTGAAGGATTTGAAACACCAATTCAGTTTTCTGGTCAGGATGCTCAGAATTTTTTAGATGAACTAGAAGAAGCTGTTCCACTTGATACATTAAGTACAACTTATATAACTATGCGTCCTTTAAAATTAAACAGCTCTGTTAGATATTCTTTTAACCGATATGATGATGGTACTTGTGATTGTTATCTTGAGGGAGAAAAACCTCCATACATGGATGCTATAGGAGTACAGTTGTTTACCCAATTTAGACCCAAAAGACCTCAATATGCAGTTTCATTGTTTTATTATAAGCGGTTTTTTAATTTTTTAAGAACAAAACTTACGTATACTATTGATGATTATTCATATTATAATATAGGATTTCTTGCATCTATTCATATTAATAAAATTAATTTTTATATTTCGGGTAATAATTTATTAGAATATACTAATCTTGCAAAAGCAAGAGGTACTTCTGTACAACTAGGTTTTAATTTCATAATGAGATAG
- a CDS encoding YjjG family noncanonical pyrimidine nucleotidase, translating into MNSTVKHIFFDLDHTLWDFDRNSSLAFKMIFDKFNVNTKIEDFLAVYQPINMKYWKLYREERVNKKQLRRSRLTEAFMHLDISFSLEIIDEMSDDYINFLPLHNYLIDGTQDLLEYLNPKYDLHIITNGFKEVQNKKLSNSGILHYFKTITDSEEAGVKKPNPFIFEQAIQKSGAKLDSSMMIGDNYEADILGAEAVGLKTICFNYHKEELPTHNIQVSELKQIKKYL; encoded by the coding sequence ATGAATAGTACGGTAAAACACATATTTTTTGATTTGGATCACACCCTTTGGGATTTCGACAGGAACTCATCTTTAGCATTTAAGATGATTTTTGATAAATTTAATGTTAATACCAAAATTGAAGATTTCCTGGCTGTATATCAACCCATTAACATGAAGTATTGGAAATTATACAGAGAAGAGAGAGTAAACAAAAAACAACTTCGCAGAAGTAGACTTACAGAAGCATTTATGCATCTCGATATATCATTTTCTCTAGAAATTATAGATGAAATGTCTGATGATTATATTAATTTTCTACCACTTCATAACTATTTGATTGATGGAACCCAAGATTTATTAGAGTATCTTAATCCAAAATATGATTTACATATCATTACCAATGGCTTTAAAGAAGTGCAAAATAAGAAACTATCAAATTCTGGAATACTACATTATTTTAAAACAATAACAGATAGTGAAGAAGCGGGAGTTAAAAAACCTAATCCATTTATTTTTGAACAGGCAATACAAAAATCTGGTGCGAAACTTGATAGTAGTATGATGATAGGGGATAATTATGAAGCAGATATATTGGGAGCAGAGGCAGTAGGTTTAAAAACTATATGTTTTAATTATCATAAAGAAGAACTACCGACGCATAATATTCAAGTTTCTGAATTAAAGCAAATTAAAAAATATCTATAA
- a CDS encoding DUF7033 domain-containing protein, which produces MLLIHVQRITPRVSYTFKQMCKRILGLDIDLTSKIEPFIAHDGPKLSYGRQPLGKELYFQSVDLLFEHGLNDVDVQVFDWEETKCFFDVKHADSALPFDIFAATFYLLTRYEEYLPHVKDNMGRFPATESIGYIHNFLQDPVIDIWAYKFKKVLLEKYPDLEFREKKFTIIPVFSVAQTFVYKNKGVLRSIGGGIRDLWKLQFDKLTDRIKVLIGLKRDPYDIFDFVIQLQKKKKRKAKALFGLGDYSKYEKNVGYNRPKHHTIIKHIADYIDVGLKVSYEAISDLSLLKKEKLRIENIVNRRLQYSLCSFFKIKLPEAYRNFIELEIGEDYSMGYPKQSGFRAGTCSPFMFYDLDYEVQTPLVVYSFCFASQGDREDINDLMSARKEISIYIDKVKKVNGIFIPVFSNTLFSDLQNEPFWKSILEFIWTTEDE; this is translated from the coding sequence ATGCTATTAATTCACGTACAAAGAATTACCCCAAGAGTTTCCTATACATTTAAACAAATGTGTAAGCGAATACTAGGTTTAGATATTGATTTAACATCTAAAATAGAACCTTTTATCGCTCATGATGGCCCTAAGCTTTCGTATGGAAGACAACCATTAGGAAAAGAGCTTTATTTCCAGAGTGTTGATTTACTTTTTGAGCATGGCTTAAATGACGTAGATGTTCAAGTTTTTGATTGGGAAGAAACAAAATGTTTTTTTGATGTTAAGCATGCCGATTCTGCATTACCGTTTGATATTTTTGCAGCTACTTTTTATCTTTTAACACGATATGAGGAGTATTTGCCACATGTAAAAGATAATATGGGGCGTTTTCCTGCTACAGAAAGTATAGGATATATCCATAATTTTTTGCAAGATCCGGTAATAGATATATGGGCATATAAATTCAAAAAAGTGCTTTTAGAGAAATACCCTGATCTCGAATTTCGGGAAAAGAAATTTACCATTATTCCTGTTTTTTCTGTCGCTCAGACTTTTGTGTATAAAAATAAAGGAGTTTTGCGATCAATAGGAGGAGGAATTCGAGATTTATGGAAATTACAATTTGATAAACTAACAGATAGAATAAAGGTGCTTATTGGATTAAAAAGAGATCCATATGATATATTTGATTTTGTAATTCAACTTCAAAAAAAGAAAAAAAGAAAAGCTAAGGCCCTATTTGGATTGGGAGATTATTCTAAATATGAAAAAAATGTAGGGTATAACCGCCCAAAGCATCATACTATTATTAAGCATATTGCAGATTATATTGATGTAGGACTAAAAGTTTCGTATGAAGCCATCTCTGATTTGTCACTTTTGAAAAAGGAAAAACTACGAATAGAGAATATTGTTAACAGAAGACTTCAATACTCGCTTTGTTCTTTTTTTAAAATAAAATTACCAGAGGCGTATCGCAATTTTATCGAGTTAGAAATAGGGGAGGATTATTCTATGGGCTATCCCAAACAATCTGGTTTTAGAGCAGGAACTTGCTCTCCGTTTATGTTCTATGATCTTGATTATGAGGTGCAAACTCCTTTGGTGGTGTATTCTTTTTGTTTTGCCAGTCAGGGTGATAGAGAAGATATTAATGATCTAATGTCGGCAAGAAAAGAAATTAGCATATATATAGATAAAGTAAAAAAGGTAAATGGGATCTTTATTCCGGTTTTTAGTAACACATTGTTTAGTGATTTGCAAAATGAACCTTTTTGGAAATCAATTTTAGAATTTATTTGGACAACAGAAGATGAATAG
- the radC gene encoding RadC family protein: MSKLNSSFSIKEWSENDRPREKLIAKGKNALTDAELIAILIGSGNREESAVALSKRILASVDHEINALGKLSVKQLINFKGIGEAKAIAIVAGLELGRRRRDENVPIVPKITCSKDAFHLFHPIIGDLEHEEFWVLFLNNANKVIQKKQISVGGKTGTLVDARIVFRSALEYGATGIILGHNHPSGVVMPSQSDKILTQKLKQAGITLDINLLDHLVITEKNYFSFADESII; this comes from the coding sequence ATGAGTAAATTAAATTCTTCATTTTCTATCAAGGAATGGAGTGAAAATGATCGTCCAAGAGAAAAATTAATCGCTAAAGGGAAGAACGCATTAACAGATGCAGAATTGATTGCGATACTCATTGGTTCGGGTAATCGCGAAGAAAGTGCCGTTGCATTAAGTAAGCGTATTTTGGCTAGCGTCGATCATGAAATTAATGCATTGGGAAAATTATCAGTAAAACAATTGATAAATTTTAAGGGGATTGGCGAAGCTAAAGCGATAGCTATTGTTGCCGGTTTAGAATTAGGAAGAAGACGAAGAGATGAAAACGTACCCATAGTACCAAAAATTACGTGTAGTAAAGATGCATTTCATCTTTTTCACCCTATCATAGGAGATCTTGAGCATGAGGAATTTTGGGTGCTGTTTCTGAATAATGCAAATAAAGTAATTCAGAAAAAGCAGATAAGTGTTGGAGGAAAGACAGGAACTCTGGTAGATGCTCGAATCGTTTTTAGATCTGCTTTAGAATATGGCGCTACAGGAATAATATTAGGACATAATCATCCTAGTGGAGTAGTGATGCCAAGTCAATCAGATAAAATATTAACCCAAAAACTAAAACAAGCAGGGATAACTTTAGATATCAATCTACTGGATCATCTTGTTATTACAGAAAAAAACTATTTTAGCTTTGCAGATGAATCCATAATATAG
- a CDS encoding DUF1569 domain-containing protein, giving the protein MKSLLDPAAHNEIENRINKLSVTSNAIWGKMNVSQMFHHCQFPLKIALKKDHPELKPNILAKLLFKKSMYNDKPWRKNLPTHSKLKVVEQKDFETEKEKLLHLVTEFSNQKDKKEWEPHPMFGKFTNKQWGQLQYKHLDHHLQQFNA; this is encoded by the coding sequence ATGAAATCCCTACTCGATCCAGCCGCACATAACGAGATAGAAAATCGCATAAACAAATTATCTGTTACTAGTAATGCTATCTGGGGAAAAATGAATGTTTCACAAATGTTTCATCATTGTCAATTTCCATTAAAAATTGCTTTAAAAAAAGATCACCCCGAACTTAAACCCAATATATTGGCTAAGCTACTCTTCAAAAAATCTATGTATAATGATAAACCATGGAGAAAAAACTTGCCAACACATTCAAAACTAAAAGTAGTTGAGCAAAAGGATTTTGAAACCGAGAAAGAAAAACTTTTACATCTTGTAACCGAATTTTCTAACCAGAAAGATAAAAAAGAATGGGAGCCTCATCCAATGTTCGGGAAATTTACTAATAAACAATGGGGACAACTACAATATAAACATCTGGATCATCATCTTCAACAGTTTAACGCATAA
- a CDS encoding UDP-N-acetylmuramate--L-alanine ligase: protein MRVHFIAIGGSAMHNLAIALHQKGYQITGSDDTIFEPSKSRLERHGLLPTEFGWFPEKITSDLDAIILGMHAKKDNEELLKAQELGVKIYSYPEFLYEQSKNKTRVVIGGSHGKTTITSMILHVLHYHDKEVDYMVGAQLEGFDTMVHLTEENDFIVLEGDEYLSSPIDRRPKFHLYHPNIALVSGIAWDHINVFPTFDMYVDQFRIFMNSIVNGGALVYNQEDTEVKKLAELTENPIRKFEYVTPQYRVEDGETLLDTPEGEMPIEIFGAHNLNNLAGAKWICQHMGIDEDDFYEAIASFTGASKRLEKIAESHKAVAYKDFAHSPSKVRATTKAVKEQYQNRNVVACLELHTYSSLDASFLKEYEGALDAADEAVVFYSPHAVKIKQLKEVSASQIAEAFNRNDLIIYTDPGSFQQYLKQKDLDNSALLLMSSGNYGGLDFNEVKHWIEN from the coding sequence ATGCGTGTACATTTTATAGCTATTGGAGGTAGTGCGATGCATAACCTGGCCATAGCATTACATCAAAAAGGATATCAAATAACAGGAAGTGATGATACTATTTTTGAACCTTCAAAATCAAGATTAGAACGACATGGATTATTACCAACCGAATTTGGTTGGTTTCCAGAAAAAATCACTTCAGATCTTGATGCAATTATTTTGGGTATGCATGCCAAAAAGGACAATGAAGAACTTCTTAAGGCTCAGGAATTAGGGGTGAAAATATATTCGTATCCAGAATTTTTATACGAACAGTCCAAAAATAAGACCCGTGTAGTAATAGGAGGATCGCATGGTAAAACAACGATTACTTCTATGATTTTGCATGTGCTGCACTATCATGATAAGGAAGTAGACTATATGGTAGGAGCGCAATTAGAAGGTTTTGATACCATGGTGCACCTTACAGAAGAGAATGATTTTATCGTTTTAGAAGGAGATGAGTATTTATCTTCGCCGATTGACCGCAGGCCAAAATTTCATTTGTATCACCCTAATATTGCTTTGGTAAGTGGGATTGCCTGGGACCATATTAATGTATTTCCGACTTTTGATATGTATGTCGATCAGTTTAGAATTTTTATGAATTCTATTGTTAATGGTGGCGCATTGGTATATAATCAAGAGGATACTGAGGTAAAAAAACTAGCAGAGTTAACAGAAAATCCAATTCGAAAGTTTGAATATGTAACTCCGCAGTATCGCGTAGAGGATGGAGAAACTTTACTAGATACTCCTGAAGGAGAAATGCCCATCGAAATATTTGGTGCACATAATTTAAATAACCTTGCTGGTGCAAAATGGATTTGCCAGCATATGGGAATTGATGAAGATGATTTTTATGAGGCCATTGCTTCTTTTACGGGAGCATCAAAGCGATTAGAAAAAATCGCAGAGAGCCATAAAGCTGTGGCATATAAAGATTTTGCGCATAGCCCATCTAAAGTAAGGGCAACTACAAAAGCAGTAAAAGAGCAATATCAAAATCGAAATGTGGTGGCCTGTCTAGAGTTACACACCTATAGTAGTCTGGATGCTTCATTTTTAAAAGAATATGAAGGCGCTTTGGATGCCGCCGATGAGGCAGTAGTGTTTTACTCCCCTCATGCCGTAAAGATAAAACAGCTTAAGGAAGTTTCTGCTTCGCAAATTGCCGAAGCTTTTAATCGCAATGATCTCATTATTTATACCGATCCAGGAAGTTTTCAGCAGTATTTAAAGCAGAAAGATTTAGATAATTCTGCACTATTACTTATGAGTAGTGGTAATTATGGAGGATTGGATTTTAACGAAGTGAAACATTGGATTGAAAACTGA